The following coding sequences are from one Prosthecobacter vanneervenii window:
- a CDS encoding serine hydrolase domain-containing protein, which yields MITTRRSFLQQASLASLSFWIPSSYAAATTTCLARSTPEAQGVAGSGILDFIDAIAREKFELHSFMMLRHGHVIAEGWWKPYGPDFVHTMYSMSKSFTSTAVGFAVAEGKLKVDDKVVSFFPDDLPAQISENLAAMRVQDLLTMSTGNEKEPTQACVKEENWVRTFLAQNIAHKPGTQFMYNSAATYMCSAIVQKVTGQTVLDYLTPRLFEPLGITGKRWETCPRGINTGGWGLSIQTEGLAKFGQFLLQKGQWNGKQLLPAAWIEEATQFHIQQPGGDKPDRPKAQNDWLQGYGYQFWRCQGTAFRGDGAFGQFTIVLPEQDAVIVMTSENKNMQGQLDLVWKHLLPAIDAKAAKAADLSRLKSLKLAPPQGRKTSPAATDGKFALEANDLGLKSAAFAFKENACVFTADGHSITCGLESWQRGAAAFPGTPPRLISGGKPKTPVPSKIAASAAWTDDHTLVMQWRYYETPHSDTVTCVFEGDTVSISFLNSITAMNPKAKDARAALKGQRAPL from the coding sequence ATGATCACGACACGCCGCTCCTTTCTTCAGCAGGCCAGCCTTGCCTCCCTCAGCTTCTGGATTCCGTCCTCCTACGCCGCAGCCACAACCACCTGCCTGGCCCGCAGCACGCCTGAGGCCCAGGGGGTGGCCGGGAGCGGCATCCTGGATTTCATCGACGCCATCGCGCGTGAGAAGTTTGAGCTGCACAGCTTCATGATGCTGAGGCACGGCCACGTGATCGCCGAGGGCTGGTGGAAGCCTTATGGCCCGGATTTCGTGCACACGATGTATTCGATGAGCAAGAGCTTCACCTCCACGGCAGTGGGATTTGCCGTGGCAGAAGGAAAGCTGAAAGTGGATGACAAGGTGGTGTCTTTTTTCCCAGACGACCTGCCTGCACAGATCAGCGAAAACCTTGCGGCCATGCGTGTGCAGGATCTGCTGACGATGTCCACCGGCAATGAGAAGGAGCCGACGCAGGCCTGCGTGAAGGAGGAGAACTGGGTGCGCACCTTTCTGGCGCAGAACATCGCGCACAAGCCTGGAACGCAGTTCATGTACAACAGCGCGGCCACCTACATGTGCTCCGCGATTGTGCAGAAGGTCACAGGGCAGACGGTGCTGGACTACCTGACGCCGCGTTTGTTTGAGCCGCTGGGCATCACCGGCAAGCGCTGGGAGACCTGCCCGCGCGGCATCAACACCGGCGGCTGGGGCCTCAGCATTCAGACCGAGGGGCTGGCGAAGTTTGGCCAGTTCCTGCTGCAGAAAGGGCAGTGGAATGGCAAGCAGCTGCTGCCTGCCGCATGGATTGAGGAGGCCACCCAGTTCCACATTCAGCAGCCCGGCGGCGACAAACCCGACCGCCCCAAAGCACAGAACGACTGGCTGCAAGGCTACGGCTACCAGTTCTGGCGCTGCCAGGGCACCGCCTTCCGTGGCGATGGAGCGTTTGGCCAGTTTACCATCGTGCTGCCGGAGCAGGACGCCGTCATTGTGATGACGAGCGAGAACAAAAACATGCAGGGCCAGCTCGATCTCGTGTGGAAGCATCTTCTACCCGCCATTGATGCCAAAGCTGCCAAGGCCGCTGATCTGAGCCGACTCAAGTCGCTCAAGCTTGCGCCTCCTCAAGGGCGCAAGACCTCGCCCGCCGCCACTGATGGAAAGTTTGCCTTGGAAGCCAATGATCTCGGCCTCAAGTCTGCCGCCTTCGCTTTCAAGGAGAATGCCTGCGTCTTCACGGCCGACGGTCACAGCATCACCTGCGGCCTCGAATCCTGGCAGCGCGGAGCGGCCGCCTTCCCCGGCACACCTCCACGTCTGATCTCCGGCGGCAAGCCGAAAACGCCCGTGCCTTCGAAGATCGCCGCCAGTGCGGCATGGACTGATGACCACACGCTCGTGATGCAGTGGCGCTATTACGAGACTCCGCACAGCGACACTGTGACCTGTGTGTTTGAGGGGGACACCGTCAGCATCAGCTTCCTCAACAGCATCACCGCCATGAATCCGAAGGCGAAGGATGCACGCGCAGCGTTGAAGGGACAGCGTGCGCCTCTGTAA